The Pseudorhodobacter turbinis genome contains a region encoding:
- a CDS encoding DUF2244 domain-containing protein, with amino-acid sequence MPYEWSKTTTPKQLTLWPYRSLPRRGFVVFIGGTAALISLPLLTVLGSPVLWGLLPFFVAAVAGMYWALQRNYRDGEILETLTFEGPRLHLTRHGPHGKHQTWEANPHWVRVETQAKGGPVPEYITLAGGPRKVELGTFLSEEERIALAQELRQALRDHNARTDSP; translated from the coding sequence ATGCCCTATGAATGGTCCAAAACCACAACACCGAAACAGCTTACGCTCTGGCCCTATCGCTCTTTGCCGCGACGGGGGTTTGTTGTGTTTATCGGGGGCACGGCTGCGCTCATTTCACTGCCCCTCCTCACGGTGCTCGGCTCTCCGGTGCTATGGGGATTGCTGCCGTTTTTCGTGGCGGCGGTGGCAGGAATGTATTGGGCGCTACAACGCAATTACCGCGATGGAGAGATATTGGAGACCCTGACGTTTGAGGGACCCCGCCTGCATCTGACCCGTCACGGCCCACACGGCAAACATCAAACATGGGAGGCAAACCCACATTGGGTGCGCGTTGAGACCCAGGCCAAGGGTGGTCCGGTGCCGGAATATATCACCCTTGCAGGCGGCCCCAGAAAAGTAGAGCTGGGCACTTTTTTATCCGAGGAAGAACGTATCGCCCTTGCCCAAGAGCTGCGTCAGGCGTTGCGCGATCACAACGCCCGAACCGACAGCCCGTAA
- a CDS encoding GatB/YqeY domain-containing protein, with product MNLRDRLQVALKDAMRAKEAERLSTLRLINAAIKDRDIAVRGEGNDGLVSDADITAILSKMVKQRQESARVYEEGGRLELAEKELDEIKVVEEFLPRQLTGGEVDAAIAAAIAESGARSIRDMGKVMGVLKGKYTGQMDFGAVGPRVKDMLG from the coding sequence ATGAATTTGCGTGACCGGCTGCAAGTGGCCTTGAAAGATGCAATGCGCGCCAAAGAGGCGGAGCGTCTGTCAACGCTGCGCCTGATCAATGCGGCAATCAAGGACCGTGACATTGCTGTGCGCGGAGAGGGCAACGACGGGCTGGTGTCCGATGCCGATATTACCGCGATCCTGTCCAAGATGGTAAAGCAACGCCAAGAAAGCGCGCGTGTCTATGAAGAAGGCGGGCGGCTGGAACTGGCGGAAAAAGAGCTGGATGAGATTAAGGTTGTGGAGGAATTCCTGCCGCGTCAACTTACAGGTGGCGAAGTAGACGCTGCGATTGCTGCTGCGATTGCGGAATCCGGGGCACGCTCTATCCGTGATATGGGCAAGGTGATGGGCGTGCTGAAGGGCAAATACACCGGCCAGATGGATTTTGGCGCGGTCGGCCCGCGGGTCAAAGATATGCTTGGCTAA